One Streptomyces sp. ML-6 genomic region harbors:
- a CDS encoding MaoC family dehydratase, producing the protein MAEPRIFTSAQELRDGVGEQLGHSDWLEVDQKRIDLFAEATGDHQWIHVDPERAASGPFGTTIAHGYLTLSLLPALVPQVMRVEGMKMGINYGTNKVRFPSTVPMGSRLRASAVLKNVEEAGGGVQVTALVTVEREGGDKPVCVAESVSRYYF; encoded by the coding sequence ATGGCGGAGCCGAGGATCTTCACGTCCGCGCAGGAGCTGCGCGACGGCGTGGGCGAGCAACTGGGGCACAGCGACTGGCTGGAGGTCGACCAGAAGAGGATCGACCTCTTCGCCGAGGCCACCGGCGACCATCAGTGGATCCACGTGGACCCGGAGCGGGCCGCGTCCGGGCCGTTCGGCACGACCATCGCCCACGGCTACCTCACGCTCTCGCTGCTGCCCGCCCTCGTCCCCCAGGTCATGCGGGTCGAGGGCATGAAGATGGGCATCAACTACGGGACGAACAAGGTCCGCTTCCCCTCCACCGTGCCCATGGGCTCGCGGCTGCGCGCGAGCGCCGTCCTGAAGAACGTCGAGGAGGCCGGGGGCGGCGTGCAGGTCACCGCCCTCGTCACGGTCGAGCGCGAGGGCGGCGACAAGCCGGTGTGCGTGGCCGAGTCGGTGTCGCGCTACTACTTCTGA
- a CDS encoding TetR/AcrR family transcriptional regulator C-terminal domain-containing protein: MARPRKPLLSRDRIVETASALVDAEGLDAVSTRRLAAELGVSGPSLYNHFRNKDEILDAVADAVSAQVDLSMFDESDTRDWRAALHDWAVSYRAALSAHPHIVPVLARGPGRRPAGLRVADAVFGAMVRAGWPPAQATYIGALMRYFVTGSALGSFAGGFVDDETAYDPAEYPHLGRAHLLAERRRQVDEGAFETGLRALVDGLSLQYELLTPDLTVRPAPKRS; the protein is encoded by the coding sequence ATGGCCCGACCGCGCAAGCCCCTCCTCAGCCGAGACCGGATCGTCGAGACGGCGAGCGCGCTCGTGGACGCCGAGGGGCTCGACGCCGTCTCCACCCGACGGCTCGCCGCCGAGCTGGGGGTCAGCGGGCCCTCGCTCTACAACCACTTCCGCAACAAGGACGAGATCCTGGACGCGGTCGCGGACGCCGTCTCCGCCCAGGTCGACCTGTCGATGTTCGACGAGTCGGACACCCGCGACTGGCGGGCCGCCCTGCACGACTGGGCCGTCTCCTACCGTGCGGCGCTCTCCGCGCATCCGCACATCGTCCCGGTGCTCGCCCGGGGGCCGGGCCGCCGTCCGGCCGGTCTCCGGGTCGCCGACGCGGTCTTCGGCGCGATGGTCCGGGCCGGCTGGCCGCCCGCCCAGGCCACGTACATCGGGGCCCTGATGCGCTACTTCGTCACCGGCTCGGCGCTCGGCTCGTTCGCCGGCGGCTTCGTGGACGACGAGACGGCGTACGACCCCGCCGAGTACCCGCACCTCGGCCGGGCCCATCTGCTGGCCGAGCGCCGCCGGCAGGTCGACGAGGGGGCGTTCGAGACCGGGCTGCGGGCCCTGGTCGACGGCCTCTCGCTCCAGTACGAGCTGCTGACGCCCGACCTGACGGTTCGGCCGGCGCCGAAGCGTTCCTGA
- a CDS encoding TetR/AcrR family transcriptional regulator, whose product MSTAEETDGDAPWGEVTPEAARRLLVAAVDAFAERGYHATTTRDIAGRAGMSPAALYIHYKTKEELLHRISRIGHDRALAVLEAAADGGGTAAERLAEAVRSFVRWHAERHTTARVVQYELDALGEEHRAEIVGLRRRSDAVVRRIIGEGVRAGEFDVPDVPGTTLAVLSLCIDVARWFNEQGSRTPDEVGELYAGLVLRMVGAER is encoded by the coding sequence ATGAGCACGGCGGAGGAGACCGACGGCGACGCGCCGTGGGGCGAGGTGACGCCCGAGGCGGCCAGGCGGCTGCTCGTCGCCGCCGTCGACGCCTTCGCCGAGCGCGGGTACCACGCCACCACCACCCGTGACATCGCGGGCCGGGCGGGGATGAGTCCCGCCGCGCTCTACATCCACTACAAGACGAAGGAAGAGCTGCTCCACCGGATCAGCCGGATCGGCCACGACCGGGCCCTGGCCGTCCTGGAGGCCGCCGCCGACGGCGGCGGCACGGCGGCCGAGCGGCTGGCCGAGGCCGTACGGTCCTTCGTCCGCTGGCACGCCGAGCGGCACACCACCGCACGCGTGGTCCAGTACGAACTCGACGCCCTCGGCGAGGAGCACCGCGCCGAGATCGTCGGCCTGCGCCGCAGGAGTGACGCCGTGGTCCGCCGGATCATCGGCGAGGGGGTGCGGGCGGGGGAGTTCGACGTCCCCGACGTGCCGGGCACCACGCTCGCGGTGCTCTCGCTCTGCATCGACGTGGCGCGCTGGTTCAACGAGCAGGGCAGCCGGACGCCGGACGAGGTCGGTGAGCTCTACGCCGGCCTCGTGCTGCGCATGGTCGGCGCCGAGCGGTGA
- a CDS encoding acyl-CoA dehydrogenase family protein, with translation MNLELSEEQEAVRRLAEDFVAREVSPHVVEWDRAENVDRSIVGKLGSVGFLGLTVPEEYGGSGGDHLAYCLVTEELGRGDSSVRGIVSVSLGLVAKTVAAWGDEKQKRHWLPRLTAGEAIGCFGLTEPGTGSDAGSLTTKAVRDGDSYVINGTKMFITNGTWADVVLLFARTGGAPGPRGISAFLVPADTPGLTRRPIHGKLGLRGQATAELVLEDVRVPASALLGPEGKGFSIAMSALAKGRMSVAAGCVGIARAALDAAVGHAGEREQFGRPIAGHQLVQELISDIAVDVDAARLLTWRVADLVDRGEDFATAASKAKLFASEAAVRAANNALQVFGGYGYIDEYPVGKLLRDARVMTLYEGTSQIQKLIIGRALTGVSAF, from the coding sequence ATGAACCTGGAGCTCAGCGAGGAGCAGGAAGCCGTCCGCAGGCTCGCCGAGGACTTCGTCGCCCGCGAGGTGTCCCCCCACGTCGTGGAGTGGGACCGGGCGGAGAACGTCGACAGGTCGATCGTGGGGAAGCTGGGCTCCGTGGGCTTCCTCGGGCTCACCGTCCCCGAGGAGTACGGCGGCTCGGGCGGCGACCACCTCGCGTACTGCCTGGTCACCGAGGAGCTGGGGCGCGGCGACTCCTCGGTCCGCGGCATCGTCTCCGTCTCCCTCGGCCTGGTCGCCAAGACCGTCGCGGCCTGGGGCGACGAGAAGCAGAAGCGGCACTGGCTGCCGAGGCTCACCGCGGGCGAGGCGATCGGCTGCTTCGGCCTCACCGAGCCCGGCACCGGCTCGGACGCCGGGAGCCTGACGACGAAGGCGGTCCGGGACGGCGACTCGTACGTCATCAACGGCACCAAGATGTTCATCACCAACGGCACCTGGGCCGACGTGGTGCTGCTCTTCGCCCGCACCGGCGGCGCCCCCGGCCCCAGGGGCATATCCGCCTTCCTGGTCCCCGCCGACACCCCCGGCCTCACCCGCCGCCCCATCCACGGCAAGCTCGGCCTGCGCGGCCAGGCCACCGCCGAACTGGTCCTGGAGGACGTCCGCGTACCCGCCTCCGCGCTGCTGGGCCCGGAGGGCAAGGGCTTCTCGATCGCCATGTCCGCCCTGGCCAAGGGGCGGATGTCGGTCGCGGCCGGCTGCGTCGGCATCGCGCGGGCCGCCCTCGACGCCGCCGTGGGCCACGCGGGCGAGCGCGAGCAGTTCGGCCGCCCCATCGCGGGCCACCAGCTCGTCCAGGAACTCATCAGCGACATCGCCGTGGACGTCGACGCCGCCCGGCTGCTGACCTGGCGGGTGGCCGACCTCGTGGACCGCGGCGAGGACTTCGCCACCGCCGCGTCCAAGGCGAAGCTCTTCGCCTCCGAGGCGGCCGTCCGCGCCGCCAACAACGCCCTCCAGGTCTTCGGCGGCTACGGCTACATCGACGAGTACCCGGTCGGCAAGCTGCTGCGCGACGCCCGGGTGATGACCCTGTACGAGGGGACCAGTCAGATCCAGAAGCTGATCATCGGCCGTGCGCTGACGGGGGTCTCCGCCTTCTGA
- the soxR gene encoding redox-sensitive transcriptional activator SoxR has protein sequence MPQIPQTLHELTVGQLSTRSGAAVSALHFYEAKGLISSRRTSGNQRRYTRDALRRVAFVRAAQRVGIPLATIREALAELPEERTPNREDWARLSEAWRSELDERIKQLARLRDHLTDCIGCGCLSLENCVLSNPNDISGQRMSGSRLMPERPSVERPSVERSSADCPPADCPPGDCP, from the coding sequence GTGCCCCAGATCCCACAGACACTCCATGAACTCACGGTCGGACAGCTCTCCACGCGCAGCGGAGCCGCCGTCTCGGCCCTGCACTTCTACGAGGCCAAGGGCCTGATCAGCAGCCGCCGCACCAGCGGCAACCAGCGCCGTTACACCAGGGACGCGCTGCGCAGGGTCGCGTTCGTCCGGGCGGCGCAGCGCGTGGGCATCCCGCTCGCCACCATCCGGGAGGCGCTCGCCGAGCTTCCCGAGGAACGCACCCCGAACCGCGAGGACTGGGCGCGGCTGTCCGAGGCCTGGCGCTCCGAACTGGACGAACGGATCAAGCAGTTGGCCCGGCTGCGGGACCACCTCACCGACTGCATCGGCTGCGGCTGCCTGTCGTTGGAGAACTGCGTGCTCTCCAACCCGAACGACATCTCCGGTCAGCGGATGAGCGGTTCGCGCCTGATGCCGGAACGCCCCTCGGTCGAGCGCCCCTCGGTCGAGCGCTCATCGGCCGATTGCCCGCCGGCCGATTGCCCGCCGGGCGACTGCCCGTAG
- a CDS encoding YiaA/YiaB family inner membrane protein — protein sequence MSETTTVKQQGTAAFYGQAVASFGVAMGAVTLGIYFLDADAWVRGFLAIGVLYLVTSCFTLAKVIRDRQEAGQLVSRVDQARLEKILAEHDPFQKL from the coding sequence ATGAGCGAGACAACAACCGTCAAGCAGCAGGGCACCGCGGCCTTCTACGGCCAGGCCGTCGCCTCCTTCGGAGTGGCGATGGGCGCGGTGACCCTCGGTATCTACTTCCTGGACGCCGACGCCTGGGTCCGCGGGTTCCTCGCGATCGGGGTCCTCTATCTCGTGACCTCCTGCTTCACCCTGGCCAAGGTCATCAGGGACCGCCAGGAGGCGGGGCAGCTCGTCAGCCGGGTCGACCAGGCCAGGCTGGAGAAGATCCTCGCCGAGCACGACCCCTTCCAGAAGCTCTGA